The Streptomyces sp. NBC_01689 genome includes a window with the following:
- a CDS encoding amidohydrolase family protein, whose product MAVRGDVRAGIIDVHAHWLPRDLLRLPPGSPPGGMNDRDGQLHLGDHPLFLATEAMTDIQAVIADTVRTGLGARAISPPPFAFPVFQPAEADDYITAYNDQLAEAVSASDGVLVGLGLVRVDDVAAARREMTRLTGLPGIAGVAVPPLVQGRSYGDGTMREVLAAAADAGLAVLVHPMQLPRPEWKDHYLVNLIGNPVETTTAIASVLLSGVMEELPDLRICFVHGGGCAPALIGRWQHGWHEREDVRRGGSRPPADPFARLYFDTVTHDPEVLRLLTARASQDKILCGSDYPFDMAEPDPVRFLLDYGLDAAALGANGRQFLGIRTAS is encoded by the coding sequence ATGGCTGTCAGGGGAGACGTCCGTGCGGGGATCATCGACGTGCACGCGCACTGGCTGCCCCGCGACCTGCTCCGGCTTCCGCCCGGCTCCCCACCGGGCGGCATGAACGACCGCGACGGACAGCTCCACCTCGGCGACCACCCGCTGTTCCTCGCCACCGAGGCGATGACCGACATCCAAGCGGTCATCGCCGACACGGTGAGGACGGGACTCGGAGCCCGCGCCATCTCGCCACCGCCCTTCGCCTTCCCCGTCTTCCAGCCCGCCGAGGCGGACGACTACATCACGGCCTACAACGACCAGCTCGCCGAAGCCGTCTCCGCGAGCGACGGCGTCCTGGTCGGACTCGGCCTGGTCCGGGTGGACGACGTGGCCGCCGCCCGCCGCGAGATGACACGTCTGACGGGCCTGCCGGGCATCGCGGGCGTCGCCGTCCCGCCCCTGGTCCAAGGCCGCTCCTACGGCGACGGCACCATGCGGGAAGTCCTGGCCGCGGCCGCCGACGCGGGCCTCGCCGTCCTCGTCCACCCCATGCAACTGCCGCGCCCGGAGTGGAAGGACCACTACCTGGTCAACCTGATCGGCAACCCCGTCGAGACCACGACGGCCATCGCCTCCGTGCTCCTGAGCGGCGTCATGGAAGAACTCCCCGACCTGCGCATCTGCTTCGTCCACGGCGGAGGCTGCGCCCCCGCGCTCATCGGCCGGTGGCAACACGGCTGGCACGAACGGGAGGACGTACGCCGCGGCGGCAGCCGCCCGCCGGCCGACCCCTTCGCCCGTCTGTACTTCGACACGGTCACCCACGACCCCGAGGTCCTCAGGCTCCTGACAGCCCGCGCCTCCCAGGACAAGATCCTTTGCGGGAGCGACTACCCATTCGACATGGCAGAGCCAGACCCCGTCCGCTTCCTCCTGGACTACGGCCTCGACGCCGCGGCGCTCGGGGCGAACGGGCGCCAGTTCCTGGGAATCCGGACCGCCTCCTGA
- a CDS encoding (2Fe-2S)-binding protein translates to MKITLTVNGEEIPLDVEPRRVLADVLREDCRLTGTHLGCEHGVCGACTVLVDGEAVRSCLMLAVQCDGRSVRTVEGLAGPDGEPSALQRAFSAEHALQCGFCTPGFLMAAAGALEADPELADHPERVDHVVGSNVCRCTGYEPIRRAITRAAREQHEHVT, encoded by the coding sequence ATGAAGATCACGCTGACAGTGAACGGCGAGGAGATCCCGCTCGACGTGGAGCCCCGACGCGTTCTCGCGGACGTGCTGCGGGAGGACTGCCGGCTGACCGGCACCCACTTGGGCTGCGAGCACGGCGTGTGCGGGGCCTGCACCGTTCTCGTGGACGGTGAGGCGGTGCGCTCCTGTCTGATGCTCGCCGTGCAGTGCGACGGCAGATCCGTGCGGACCGTGGAAGGGCTGGCCGGCCCGGACGGCGAACCCAGCGCACTCCAGCGGGCCTTCTCCGCCGAACACGCACTGCAGTGCGGCTTCTGCACGCCCGGATTCCTGATGGCGGCCGCCGGGGCGCTGGAGGCCGACCCGGAGCTGGCCGACCACCCTGAGCGCGTGGATCACGTCGTCGGATCCAACGTCTGCCGCTGCACCGGCTACGAACCCATCCGCCGCGCGATCACGCGAGCAGCACGCGAACAGCACGAACACGTGACCTGA
- a CDS encoding FAD binding domain-containing protein translates to MKPAAFDYVAPRTVPEAVDALGHGGSKAQVLAGGQSLLLEMHLERIRPDLVVDINRIPELDTLRVVDGSLRVGALVRHQVFESAQAVPGPLGSLFARAVVNIAHPPIRSRGTMVGSFGWGHPASEWCAIAMALDADIHLRGPHGVRTVAARDYFHGPLRTDRRPGELITSVSYPLLADHTGVGFIEHRRTHFCFAQVAVAAVLTVADGIIREARIGLVNCADRPLRAHAAEQALTGVEIGTPTDGYRLPADHPFARAGRIAAEQDAAPIAEPYADLEYRRHAIAVVAARTLCQAADDHRSRIAGTEGDSR, encoded by the coding sequence GTGAAGCCCGCCGCCTTCGACTACGTCGCACCCCGCACCGTGCCCGAGGCCGTCGACGCCCTCGGGCACGGAGGGAGCAAGGCCCAGGTCCTGGCAGGAGGCCAGAGCCTGCTCCTCGAGATGCACCTGGAACGCATCCGCCCGGACCTGGTCGTCGACATCAACCGCATCCCGGAACTCGACACCCTGCGGGTCGTCGACGGCTCGCTGCGGGTCGGCGCGCTGGTCAGACACCAGGTCTTCGAATCCGCGCAGGCCGTACCCGGCCCCCTCGGGTCGCTGTTCGCCCGCGCCGTCGTCAACATCGCCCACCCGCCGATCCGCTCCAGGGGAACCATGGTCGGTAGCTTCGGCTGGGGCCACCCCGCCTCCGAGTGGTGCGCCATCGCCATGGCCCTCGACGCCGACATCCATCTCCGAGGACCACACGGCGTCCGTACCGTCGCGGCCCGCGATTACTTCCACGGCCCCCTCAGGACGGACCGCCGCCCCGGCGAACTGATCACCTCCGTGAGCTATCCCCTGCTCGCCGACCACACCGGCGTGGGCTTCATCGAACACCGGCGCACCCACTTCTGCTTCGCCCAGGTCGCCGTCGCCGCCGTCCTCACCGTGGCCGACGGAATCATCCGGGAAGCACGGATCGGACTGGTCAACTGCGCAGACCGGCCTCTGCGGGCCCACGCCGCCGAACAGGCGCTGACCGGCGTGGAGATCGGCACCCCGACCGACGGATACCGACTTCCCGCGGACCATCCGTTCGCCCGCGCCGGCCGCATCGCAGCCGAACAGGACGCCGCGCCCATCGCGGAACCGTACGCGGACCTCGAATACCGCCGCCACGCCATCGCCGTCGTGGCCGCCAGAACCCTGTGCCAGGCAGCCGACGACCACCGTTCCCGCATCGCCGGGACCGAGGGAGACAGCCGATGA